TCCTGCAGACCCGGCGAGTCTGGCAACAGGAATAACATCATTCCCGGCTCCGATGATAATCAGGCGAGGTTTAGGCGTGTACAGCGAAGTAAGTTGCTGCGGAAGCTCCCAGGGATTCGTTGAAATCCCGTCGTTTGTGGGTATTTCAGCATCAGACTCAGAGATATGTTGTGAATCACCGGATAGATGGGATGAGTGAGATCCGTTTGACGTAGCAGTTACCATTTCAGGCACAAGCGTAAGGCGAGGTATGTCGGGAGAATGTTGTGTTGATGCCGTATGTTCATGCTTGGTATTTCCACTGCTGTGCTGTACATCAACCTGCAATGAAGCTTGATTATAATTCGCCACGCGATCATGAGGAGGGACGAGCGAAGGACGCAAGATTGGCTGGCGCCGAGTACCCGTTGGTTCAATCCGTTTCCAGCCATATTGAACCTTCGTGTAATCATCTTGGAACGTTCGGGTTAACGCTGTTGCACTGCCGGATTGAAAACACTCGTACATCTTATGCAACGTATATCGGAGTTCACCACACACAGGTTCAAGCAACACAACAACGAGTCCGCCGCAGCCAATAGTCTCACCCCAGGACAGATCATCCTCGGGACGCATGTCGTATTCCGCGAATTCCATCTGCTTCGTATCCAGTACATGGCTCACCCGGGCCTGAAGATCACTCTCCATACATCCCGGACTGATACTACCAACCATTTTGCCATCCTCGGTCAACAGCATAGAGACTCCCTGCTTACGGTAAGCATGACCCTCTACCTTAATCGCTGTTGCGAGCACGCAGCGCGTTTCACGGGCTGCGATTGCACACAGATCATGCATTTCCATATCGGTCCCCATCCTTTC
This Paenibacillus xylanexedens DNA region includes the following protein-coding sequences:
- a CDS encoding XdhC family protein, which translates into the protein MEMHDLCAIAARETRCVLATAIKVEGHAYRKQGVSMLLTEDGKMVGSISPGCMESDLQARVSHVLDTKQMEFAEYDMRPEDDLSWGETIGCGGLVVVLLEPVCGELRYTLHKMYECFQSGSATALTRTFQDDYTKVQYGWKRIEPTGTRRQPILRPSLVPPHDRVANYNQASLQVDVQHSSGNTKHEHTASTQHSPDIPRLTLVPEMVTATSNGSHSSHLSGDSQHISESDAEIPTNDGISTNPWELPQQLTSLYTPKPRLIIIGAGNDVIPVARLAGSAGFRVVVADWRESLCTSERFPEAELVLGFPREIMPLLNVHNGDYLILMSHNFPRERELLEMLVDCEYAYLGIMGSKTRTARLLDGLPPLKYVHSPVGLSIGADGPEQIAISIAAELIACKHKVSSLSSELGQKGSVAHANDGHSTGSR